The following proteins come from a genomic window of Anopheles ziemanni chromosome 3, idAnoZiCoDA_A2_x.2, whole genome shotgun sequence:
- the LOC131285544 gene encoding phenoloxidase-activating factor 2-like has translation MFLNIGLVLGLCLAMTSATQKCGERNVDGVGFRVVDPQGESEYGEFPWMAVILSKENLAGSVFNVYQCGGSLIHPSVVLTAASCVQNKAAAKTLVRLGEWDTQTRDEIYPHQDRQVHETVIHSGFNKTTQANNVALLFLEKPAELMETVDTICLPPMDQHIGTPRCFASGYGMDVAGANGRYQVILKKIEVPIVPSEKCQKALRTTSLGQEFVIHSSLICAGGEEGRNMCKGDTGSPLVCPIPGTVNRYYQAGIVMDGSGCGENRIPVLYANVPKFREWIEGHLTQRNMSHSYFNYS, from the exons ATGTTCCTAAATATAGGATTGGTTCTTGGGCTGTGCTTAGCAATG ACTAGCGCTACGCAAAAATGTGGAGAGCGCAACGTTGATGGTGTGGGATTCCGGGTGGTTGATCCGCAGGGAGAATCCGAGTACGGAGAGTTTCCCTGGATGGCAGTGATTTTGAGCAAAGAAAATTTAGCCGGCAGCGTGTTTAATGTGTATCAGTGTGGAGGATCGTTGATTCACCCGTCGGTGGTACTGACTGCGGCAAGTTGCGTTCAAAATAAAGCTGCCGCAAAAACCTTGGTGCGCCTTGGTGAGTGGGACACTCAGACGAGGGACGAGATTTACCCTCACCAG GATCGTCAAGTGCACGAGACAGTGATCCACAGCGGATTCAATAAGACTACTCAGGCCAACAATGTAGCGCTTCTGTTCCTCGAAAAACCGGCCGAACTTATGGAAACGGTTGACACTATCTGTTTGCCGCCGATGGATCAACACATAGGTACACCTCGTTGTTTCGCCTCAGGCTATGGTATGGACGTAGCCGGAGCGAACGGGAGGTACCAGGTAATTCTGAAGAAGATCGAAGTGCCGATCGTGCCGAGCGAGAAATGTCAGAAGGCGCTTCGGACCACATCACTTGGCCAGGAGTTCGTGATTCACTCGAGCCTCATCTGCGCCGGAGGTGAAGAGGGTCGCAATATGTGCAAAGGAGACACAGGTTCGCCTTTGGTGTGTCCCATACCGGGAACAGTCAATAGATACTATCAGGCAGGCATCGTGATGGACGGGAGTGGTTGCGGTGAAAACCGAATCCCAGTACTGTATGCCAACGTTCCGAAGTTCCGTGAATGGATCGAAGGACATCTGACACAGCGAAACATGTCTCACAGCTATTTCAATTACTCATAA